One part of the Salmo salar chromosome ssa10, Ssal_v3.1, whole genome shotgun sequence genome encodes these proteins:
- the LOC106560306 gene encoding volume-regulated anion channel subunit LRRC8C isoform X2 — MIPVTEFRQFSEQQPQFRVLKPWWDVFTDYLSVVMLMIGVFGCTLQVRQDKIICLPQKMTMYNQTILLPNKTAVQPDVPEMMGRKTNLDFQQYSFINQMCYEKALHWYAKYFPYLVLIHTLIFMVCSNFWFKFPGSSSKIEHFISILGKCFDSPWTTRALSEVSGENPEEKDTKKSRAILNVSIEGNLDNLEKTQSLKSVPEKIVVDKPTASALDKKEGEQAKALFEKVKKFRLHVEEGDILYVMYVRQTVLKVFKFLLIIAYNSALVSEVQITVKCSVDIQDMTGYKHFSCNHTMAHLFSKLSYCYLCFVAVYGFTCLYTSYWLFYRSLKEYSFEYVRQETGIDDIPDVKNDFAFMLHMIDQYDPLYSKRFAVFLSEVSENKLKQLNLNHEWTPEKLRQRLLTNHNDRLELQLFMLSGLPDTIFEVTELQSLKLEIINNVTIPASITQLENLQELSLYQCSLKIHTTATSFLKEKLKVLRVKFDDSRELPHWLYHLRNLEELYLIGSLSPDASKNVGLESLRELKHLKTLSIKSNFTKIPQSIVDVSSHLQRLYIYNDCTKLVMLNNLKKMVNLTELELVHCDLERIPHAIFSLTNLQELDLKENNLHSIEEIVSCQHLRKLTCLKLWHNSICYIPEHIKKLGSLERLYFSHNKIGILSPHLFLCNKLRYLDLSNNDIRFIPPEIGVLQSLQYFSVTCNKIENLPDELFFCKKLKTLKLGKNMLSLLSPKISYLVLLTHLELKGNHFELLPPELRFCRALKRGGLVVEDVLFETLPSDIRDKMKAE, encoded by the exons ATGATTCCTGTGACAGAGTTCCGGCAGTTCTCAGAGCAGCAGCCACAGTTCCGGGTTCTGAAGCCCTGGTGGGATGTGTTCACAGACTACCTCTCTGTGGTCATGCTAATGATCGGAGTGTTCGGATGCACCCTACAG GTGAGGCAGGACAAAATAATCTGCCTTCCCCAAAAAATGACCATGTACAACCAAACAATACTCTTACCAAATAAAACTGCTGTGCAGCCAGATGTCCCCGAGATGATGGGCCGGAAAACGAACCTGGACTTCCAGCAGTATAGCTTCATCAACCAGATGTGCTATGAGAAAGCTCTGCACTGGTACGCCAAGTACTTCCCTTACCTAGTCCTCATACACACCCTCATCTTCATGGTGTGTAGCAATTTCTGGTTCAAGTTCCCAGGTTCCAGCTCTAAGATAGAGCATTTCATCTCCATCTTGGGAAAGTGCTTCGACTCCCCCTGGACTACCAGAGCTCTGTCCGAGGTATCTGGAGAGAACCCAGAGGAGAAG GACACCAAGAAGAGTAGAGCGATCCTCAATGTGTCTATAGAGGGGAACCTGGACAACCTGGAGAAGACCCAGTCCCTCAAATCCGTCCCAGAGAAGATCGTAGTGGACAAGCCCACAGCCAGCGCCCTGGATAAGAAGGAAGGAGAACAGGCCAAAGCTCTATTTGAGAAGGTGAAGAAGTTCCGCCTGCACGTCGAAGAGGGGGACATCCTCTATGTTATGTATGTTCGCCAGACTGTTCTCAAGGTGTTCAAGTTCCTCCTCATCATCGCGTATAACAGTGCTTTAGTCTCTGAGGTGCAGATCACAGTGAAGTGCAGTGTGGACATACAGGACATGACGGGATATAAGCATTTCTCCTGTAATCACACCATGGCCCACCTGTTCTCTAAGTTGTCGTACTGTTACCTGTGCTTCGTGGCTGTGTACGGATTCACCTGCCTCTACACTTCCTACTGGCTCTTCTACCGCTCGCTGAAGGAGTACTCCTTTGAATACGTGCGGCAAGAAACGGGAATCGATGACATCCCAGACGTAAAGAATGACTTTGCCTTCATGCTGCACATGATCGACCAGTATGATCCACTGTATTCCAAGAG gttcgCAGTGTTCCTGTCTGAGGTCAGCGAGAACAAACTGAAACAGCTGAACCTGAACCATGAATGGACGCCAGAGAAGCTGCGTCAGAGACTGCTGACCAACCACAACGACAGACTGGAGCTGCAGCTGTTCATGCTGTCTGGGCTCCCGGACACCATCTTTGAGGTGACTGAGCTCCAGTCCCTGAAGCTAGAGATCATCAACAATGTAACCATCCCAGCTTCCATCACCCAGCTGGAAAACCTCCAGGAGCTGTCTCTGTATCAGTGTTCCTTAAAGATCCACACCACAGCCACTTCCTTCCTTAAGGAGAAACTCAAG GTGCTCAGGGTGAAGTTTGATGACAGCAGGGAGCTACCTCATTGGCTGTACCACCTGCGGAATCTAGAGGAGCTCTACCTCATTGGCTCACTGAGTCCTGACGCTTCGAAGAATGTGGGTCTGGAGTCCCTGAGGGAGCTGAAGCATCTGAAGACCCTCTCGATCAAAAGTAACTTTACAAAGATCCCCCAGTCCATTGTGGACGTGTCCAGCCACCTGCAGAGGCTGTACATCTACAATGACTGCACCAAGCTGGTGATGCTCAACAACCTGAAGAAAATGGTGAACTTGACTGAATTGGAGCTGGTGCACTGTGACCTGGAACGCATCCCACATGCTATCTTTAGCCTCACAAATCTACAG GAGTTGGACCTGAAGGAAAACAACCTGCACTCCATTGAGGAGATAGTCAGCTGCCAGCACCTTCGCAAACTGACGTGCCTGAAACTCTGGCACAACAGTATCTGCTACATCCCTGAGCACATCAAGAAGCTGGGCAGCCTGGAGCGCCTCTACTTCAGCCACAACAAGATAGGGATCTTGTCCCCACACCTGTTCTTATGCAACAAGCTTCGTTACCTGGACCTGTCCAACAATGACATCCGGTTCATTCCACCAGAGATCGGCGTCCTACAGAGTCTTCAGTATTTCTCTGTCACGTGCAACAAGATCGAGAACCTCCCAGACGAGCTCTTCTTTTGCAAGAAGCTCAAAACCCTCAAGCTGGGCAAGAATATGCTGTCGTTGCTCTCACCAAAGATCTCATACCTGGTTCTATTGACACATCTGGAACTGAAGGGCAACCATTTTGAGCTCCTGCCTCCAGAGCTGCGGTTCTGTCGGGCGTTGAAGCGTGGCGGCCTAGTAGTGGAGGACGTCCTGTTTGAAACCTTGCCTTCGGATATCAGAGACAAAATGAAGGCTGAGTGA
- the LOC106560306 gene encoding volume-regulated anion channel subunit LRRC8C isoform X1 has protein sequence MIPVTEFRQFSEQQPQFRVLKPWWDVFTDYLSVVMLMIGVFGCTLQVRQDKIICLPQKMTMYNQTILLPNKTAVQPDVPEMMGRKTNLDFQQYSFINQMCYEKALHWYAKYFPYLVLIHTLIFMVCSNFWFKFPGSSSKIEHFISILGKCFDSPWTTRALSEVSGENPEEKVLLDTKKSRAILNVSIEGNLDNLEKTQSLKSVPEKIVVDKPTASALDKKEGEQAKALFEKVKKFRLHVEEGDILYVMYVRQTVLKVFKFLLIIAYNSALVSEVQITVKCSVDIQDMTGYKHFSCNHTMAHLFSKLSYCYLCFVAVYGFTCLYTSYWLFYRSLKEYSFEYVRQETGIDDIPDVKNDFAFMLHMIDQYDPLYSKRFAVFLSEVSENKLKQLNLNHEWTPEKLRQRLLTNHNDRLELQLFMLSGLPDTIFEVTELQSLKLEIINNVTIPASITQLENLQELSLYQCSLKIHTTATSFLKEKLKVLRVKFDDSRELPHWLYHLRNLEELYLIGSLSPDASKNVGLESLRELKHLKTLSIKSNFTKIPQSIVDVSSHLQRLYIYNDCTKLVMLNNLKKMVNLTELELVHCDLERIPHAIFSLTNLQELDLKENNLHSIEEIVSCQHLRKLTCLKLWHNSICYIPEHIKKLGSLERLYFSHNKIGILSPHLFLCNKLRYLDLSNNDIRFIPPEIGVLQSLQYFSVTCNKIENLPDELFFCKKLKTLKLGKNMLSLLSPKISYLVLLTHLELKGNHFELLPPELRFCRALKRGGLVVEDVLFETLPSDIRDKMKAE, from the exons ATGATTCCTGTGACAGAGTTCCGGCAGTTCTCAGAGCAGCAGCCACAGTTCCGGGTTCTGAAGCCCTGGTGGGATGTGTTCACAGACTACCTCTCTGTGGTCATGCTAATGATCGGAGTGTTCGGATGCACCCTACAG GTGAGGCAGGACAAAATAATCTGCCTTCCCCAAAAAATGACCATGTACAACCAAACAATACTCTTACCAAATAAAACTGCTGTGCAGCCAGATGTCCCCGAGATGATGGGCCGGAAAACGAACCTGGACTTCCAGCAGTATAGCTTCATCAACCAGATGTGCTATGAGAAAGCTCTGCACTGGTACGCCAAGTACTTCCCTTACCTAGTCCTCATACACACCCTCATCTTCATGGTGTGTAGCAATTTCTGGTTCAAGTTCCCAGGTTCCAGCTCTAAGATAGAGCATTTCATCTCCATCTTGGGAAAGTGCTTCGACTCCCCCTGGACTACCAGAGCTCTGTCCGAGGTATCTGGAGAGAACCCAGAGGAGAAGGTATTGTTG GACACCAAGAAGAGTAGAGCGATCCTCAATGTGTCTATAGAGGGGAACCTGGACAACCTGGAGAAGACCCAGTCCCTCAAATCCGTCCCAGAGAAGATCGTAGTGGACAAGCCCACAGCCAGCGCCCTGGATAAGAAGGAAGGAGAACAGGCCAAAGCTCTATTTGAGAAGGTGAAGAAGTTCCGCCTGCACGTCGAAGAGGGGGACATCCTCTATGTTATGTATGTTCGCCAGACTGTTCTCAAGGTGTTCAAGTTCCTCCTCATCATCGCGTATAACAGTGCTTTAGTCTCTGAGGTGCAGATCACAGTGAAGTGCAGTGTGGACATACAGGACATGACGGGATATAAGCATTTCTCCTGTAATCACACCATGGCCCACCTGTTCTCTAAGTTGTCGTACTGTTACCTGTGCTTCGTGGCTGTGTACGGATTCACCTGCCTCTACACTTCCTACTGGCTCTTCTACCGCTCGCTGAAGGAGTACTCCTTTGAATACGTGCGGCAAGAAACGGGAATCGATGACATCCCAGACGTAAAGAATGACTTTGCCTTCATGCTGCACATGATCGACCAGTATGATCCACTGTATTCCAAGAG gttcgCAGTGTTCCTGTCTGAGGTCAGCGAGAACAAACTGAAACAGCTGAACCTGAACCATGAATGGACGCCAGAGAAGCTGCGTCAGAGACTGCTGACCAACCACAACGACAGACTGGAGCTGCAGCTGTTCATGCTGTCTGGGCTCCCGGACACCATCTTTGAGGTGACTGAGCTCCAGTCCCTGAAGCTAGAGATCATCAACAATGTAACCATCCCAGCTTCCATCACCCAGCTGGAAAACCTCCAGGAGCTGTCTCTGTATCAGTGTTCCTTAAAGATCCACACCACAGCCACTTCCTTCCTTAAGGAGAAACTCAAG GTGCTCAGGGTGAAGTTTGATGACAGCAGGGAGCTACCTCATTGGCTGTACCACCTGCGGAATCTAGAGGAGCTCTACCTCATTGGCTCACTGAGTCCTGACGCTTCGAAGAATGTGGGTCTGGAGTCCCTGAGGGAGCTGAAGCATCTGAAGACCCTCTCGATCAAAAGTAACTTTACAAAGATCCCCCAGTCCATTGTGGACGTGTCCAGCCACCTGCAGAGGCTGTACATCTACAATGACTGCACCAAGCTGGTGATGCTCAACAACCTGAAGAAAATGGTGAACTTGACTGAATTGGAGCTGGTGCACTGTGACCTGGAACGCATCCCACATGCTATCTTTAGCCTCACAAATCTACAG GAGTTGGACCTGAAGGAAAACAACCTGCACTCCATTGAGGAGATAGTCAGCTGCCAGCACCTTCGCAAACTGACGTGCCTGAAACTCTGGCACAACAGTATCTGCTACATCCCTGAGCACATCAAGAAGCTGGGCAGCCTGGAGCGCCTCTACTTCAGCCACAACAAGATAGGGATCTTGTCCCCACACCTGTTCTTATGCAACAAGCTTCGTTACCTGGACCTGTCCAACAATGACATCCGGTTCATTCCACCAGAGATCGGCGTCCTACAGAGTCTTCAGTATTTCTCTGTCACGTGCAACAAGATCGAGAACCTCCCAGACGAGCTCTTCTTTTGCAAGAAGCTCAAAACCCTCAAGCTGGGCAAGAATATGCTGTCGTTGCTCTCACCAAAGATCTCATACCTGGTTCTATTGACACATCTGGAACTGAAGGGCAACCATTTTGAGCTCCTGCCTCCAGAGCTGCGGTTCTGTCGGGCGTTGAAGCGTGGCGGCCTAGTAGTGGAGGACGTCCTGTTTGAAACCTTGCCTTCGGATATCAGAGACAAAATGAAGGCTGAGTGA